The Sinomicrobium kalidii region AGTGTTGCCCGAAGAAGGCGCAATAGCCTGAAGTACTATGGGCAAACGGTATTTGGTGGTTACGGGGATATTCCGCTTTAAGGCCGGGTGTAATCCGGGCATATTATCCAGGCTTATGCGAACAATACTGTCCAGGTCGGGGACATGTTTTTCCCATTGGTCCCTCTGCTCTATTTCGGCAACAGATACCTGTCCGGTACGCGAAATAAGGAACCTCACATAAATCGTATCGTCCACATTGCCGTGCATCACTACTTCCTGGTCTTCTATACCCGCATAAAGGTGCCGGATAAACGTATTTTCAAAACACGTTTTTTGCTGTGCTTTATCCGCCGTCTCATCACAACTTTCAAACAAGGGATACTGATCGATCTCGTTCCAGTTGATGTTCCTGATCTCGTCACGGACGAGTTCGTCGGCAGCAACTTTTTCCTTACGGAACCAGTTGCAGGAGGACATCATTACACAAAAAACAATGCCTGACACTATGTGCAAAAAAGCACTTCTTTTAAAGTCGTACCGGAATACAAAAGAGAAAAAGTCGCCTGTTATTCGCATAAAACACCCGTTGAATGCTGAAAATTACGACTTTTTGAGAAATATCAACAATTTTATGGCGGTTTCCGTATTTTTTGCTCGTCAACAAGTTCGGAGCAAGCTTGGGGGGCGCAAACCGGAAAATCCCGGAAAACATCTTAACGCAGGCACCAGGGTGTTTTAAATCTCACTTAGTGAGTAAAACAGGGCTATTCGGCATCGGCCTCCATATGCATCTCCTTTTTAAGTGCCGATATTCGTTTGGCTACATAGTCTTTATATATAAGGACCTGTCCGGAATTACCGAATTTTTCGATAAAATCTTCGTAATACCGGAGTTTTAATTCCGGATCGGCATAGTAGTTATCGGCTACGAGGCATATCCTGTAATATAAATGTGCGCTTCCCGGGTCTTCCCGACTGGCTTTTTTCAGGTAGTCCAGTCCGGTTTTCACATCTTTCTGTTCCAGGGCGACATTGGCCAGGGTTTCATATTCGTCTTCAAAAGTGACCTTTTTTGCTTTTATCGCGGCTTCGGCATACCGGGTCGCGGGCTCATAGTTATTCAGTTTGAGGTATATCTTGCTCAGTGCCAGTAATGTTTTCGGGTTAGGGTTTATCCCGTTAATTTCCAATGCCCTGCCATAAGCTTCAATGGCTTTTTCATATTCTATTGTAATTGCATAACAATAGCCCAGCTTTTCAAAAATATAAGCTTTTTCCTCACCCAACTCCACCAGCCGTTCAAACCCGGGGATCGCTTTATCGTGATTTCCGTTGTTAAACAGGGCCAGGGCCTTCAGATTGATGAGTTCAACGGAGTTCGGATAGAAATCCAGTCCCTTGTTCACATATTTCAGTACGGTGTCTTTTTCCCCGTGTTTCAGGTAGTATTTACCGATCTGATAAATGCTCTTCAGGTGCGTATTGTCAAGTGTAAATGCCTTCTTAAAAGCTTTCAGTGCCGTAAAAGCATCTTTAGTGCCCCGGATACTTCGCCCCAGCCGGTAAAAGTTACCCGGATTAAGACTGTCTTTTATTACCAGGTCCATAAAAGTGGTTCTGGCCTTTTGATATTGTTTGGTTTTCAGGTAGAGTTTGCCCTGTTCACTTTGGGCCAGCAGCATTTCGGGGTGTTTTTTCAGCAATTCCCCATATTGTACGACGGCTTTGTCATAATTTCCCAAGGCACTGTAGGCGCGGGCAATCTGCAGGCTGCTGTTTACCGAAGGATATTGTGCATATACATTGATCGCTTCGGTATAATTGCCCATGGCATACAGGCTGTCGGCCACATGCAAGGCCGGGGACTGCGCCCCGGCCCTTAAAGTAACAATCAAAAAAACTAAAATCAGCAAAAAATTCTTTCTGAGCCTCACTGTCTTTGTTTTTTGGTAATCTATTACTGCAGCAATGCTATACTACATAGCAACTTTATATCTGTTTTCGTCATTCACGGTAAATTCCATATCAGACAAGCCGATATAATTTACGGTTAGCACTTCTCCTTTCGATGCCCTGATCTTAAAATTGCCGTCAAAATCGGTTATCGTACCCCGGTCTGTCCCCTTCACCATAACATTTGCCCCGGGCAGCCCTTTTGAGTAATTCGAAACAGATCCGTACACATATTCGTTACTTTTGGATATATCATTAAATGCTACCACCTTTCTATCTTGTGCATCTTCCCTTATACCAGAATGTTGTTGTTCGTTCGAAGCCGAAGATAACCTGAATGTTATCGGGATCGAGAAAGGTACATTAACAGGCTGTCCCTTCTGTTCGCCGGGGGTCATTTTGGGGAGCCTTTCTATAATGCGTACCGCTTCCTTTTCCAGTATGGGAGAAGGGCCTCTCTTCCTGATATCTACAATATTTCCTTGCTTGTCTATCGTAAACATTATCGCTACCCTCCCCTGGATACCTTGCTGCTGGGCCTCTTCCGGATAGCGGAAATGCTTGCGGATGTGTTTCTGTATTTTTTCCCGGAAACACGACCTCGGGTCGGCCGCATTCTCACATCCGGGGAATACGGGTGTCTGGTCGACAACAGCAAAGGGGACACCCACTCCTGATTCTGAATGATCAAGCTTCGGATAGTCTCCTTCCGGTTTCGCTGATTCTACTTCATATCCTACAACCACTATTTCACTGAGCATCATAACCTCCTGTTTTTCCTGTTCGGTGAGGTTCTCTTTTTCGGCAATGGTGGCTTTTAACTGCTCGACCTGTTCGGATATGGAACTGTTTTGTTCGGGAACGACGGCTTCGTCGTTTTCGCAGGAACTGTACATCAACATACTGAGTACCAGAGGAACCAGCACCAGATACTTGAACTGCCAGATTTTTCTGGATCTTGATTTTTGTAACATAACTATTCGTTTTTTGATTAATGATGATTTAAAAAATGGATTGACAAATGATATTTTTTCGGTTTGAAACACTTCCTCCAGCAAAAACCGGTAGCTTTCCTTTTTGTCCGGACCTGTACTCCTGGCATCGGCAATAAACTCATGCAGTTCGGCCATACGGCTCTGGAAGATGTATATCAGCGGGTTAAACCAGAAGAGGACACGCAGTAATTCAAAGAACAACAGGTCTATCGTATGTTTTTCGCGGATATGTACCAGTTCGTGGGCAATGATATGACTGTGATCTTTTTTATAGACTTCTTCACCCAGGTAAATGCTGTTAAAAAAGGAAAATGCCGCATTGCTGTCCGGCAGCACCACTTCTTCGTAAACCTGTTGTTTAACGATCTTCCCCCGGTATCGCAGCCAGTATATCCTGCCGATCTTTACCAGGAACAGCATGAAACTCAGTACTGCCCCGGCGAGCAGTACCCACTGCCAGGCCGGGATACCGGTGGTTACCTCCACTGTCTGTTCCTGTTGTGCTCCGGGCCCTACAATAACTTCGGGCAGGGCCACGACGTATTCCTGCGGCATTACCTTGCCCAGTTTTTCTATTTTGATAAGGGGAATAACGCAGGACAATACCGGGGTTACCCACAGGTAGAGCCTGTTCCAGTTAAAGAAGGTTTCCTTTTTGAGGAACAGATCATAAACAATCAGAAAAAATAATTGAAATGCGACGGTTTGCAACAGGTAATGTATCATTTTTCCGGGTCTTTATCGTTAACTTCCTTTAATATATCTTCGAGTTCTTCCATGCTGATGTCGTTCTTTTTCATAAAAAAGGAAACCATGCTTTTAAAAGAACCCTGAAAGTAATTGTTCACCAGTTTGGTAATAGACTGGTTACTGTATTCCGACTTCCTGAGCAACGGATAATACAGGTAACCTTTTCCTTCCTTTTCATGCCCCACAAAGCCTTTGCTCTCCAGTATCCT contains the following coding sequences:
- a CDS encoding tetratricopeptide repeat protein, yielding MRLRKNFLLILVFLIVTLRAGAQSPALHVADSLYAMGNYTEAINVYAQYPSVNSSLQIARAYSALGNYDKAVVQYGELLKKHPEMLLAQSEQGKLYLKTKQYQKARTTFMDLVIKDSLNPGNFYRLGRSIRGTKDAFTALKAFKKAFTLDNTHLKSIYQIGKYYLKHGEKDTVLKYVNKGLDFYPNSVELINLKALALFNNGNHDKAIPGFERLVELGEEKAYIFEKLGYCYAITIEYEKAIEAYGRALEINGINPNPKTLLALSKIYLKLNNYEPATRYAEAAIKAKKVTFEDEYETLANVALEQKDVKTGLDYLKKASREDPGSAHLYYRICLVADNYYADPELKLRYYEDFIEKFGNSGQVLIYKDYVAKRISALKKEMHMEADAE
- a CDS encoding M56 family metallopeptidase, with the protein product MIHYLLQTVAFQLFFLIVYDLFLKKETFFNWNRLYLWVTPVLSCVIPLIKIEKLGKVMPQEYVVALPEVIVGPGAQQEQTVEVTTGIPAWQWVLLAGAVLSFMLFLVKIGRIYWLRYRGKIVKQQVYEEVVLPDSNAAFSFFNSIYLGEEVYKKDHSHIIAHELVHIREKHTIDLLFFELLRVLFWFNPLIYIFQSRMAELHEFIADARSTGPDKKESYRFLLEEVFQTEKISFVNPFFKSSLIKKRIVMLQKSRSRKIWQFKYLVLVPLVLSMLMYSSCENDEAVVPEQNSSISEQVEQLKATIAEKENLTEQEKQEVMMLSEIVVVGYEVESAKPEGDYPKLDHSESGVGVPFAVVDQTPVFPGCENAADPRSCFREKIQKHIRKHFRYPEEAQQQGIQGRVAIMFTIDKQGNIVDIRKRGPSPILEKEAVRIIERLPKMTPGEQKGQPVNVPFSIPITFRLSSASNEQQHSGIREDAQDRKVVAFNDISKSNEYVYGSVSNYSKGLPGANVMVKGTDRGTITDFDGNFKIRASKGEVLTVNYIGLSDMEFTVNDENRYKVAM
- a CDS encoding BlaI/MecI/CopY family transcriptional regulator, with translation MKQLTKAEEEVMQILWILEKANVAAIIEKLEEPKPAYNTVSTIVRILESKGFVGHEKEGKGYLYYPLLRKSEYSNQSITKLVNNYFQGSFKSMVSFFMKKNDISMEELEDILKEVNDKDPEK